A DNA window from Gemella massiliensis contains the following coding sequences:
- a CDS encoding heme-binding Shp domain-containing protein produces MKKILKFVAITITTLAFIVTSSNVQLNHKVQAADKVYNVPIELWHSENTGRLSMGNKALATHATVKVHDNNTSSITVQFVPMDFNNMHGHLLSLSIYSSPIFSGKLTPASVVSTYNDTNLDGGTSTYPSNLSFDFGTAKPDKVGVRVSVDAMNKIMGGDASQNAIIKFNWSAAKLVSGTEDGNADKDKNKKEENKDTEKKDENKAPEGFVTKKLEDYFKEDQKTKNTGVYNLDITGSYLSPLTGITADGGTKNAAIGEGMVQGVISPVNSGGNLNDALKNQKAGGEKRWSKALLQRTKDGKLYATVRIHLMNWVQRSKEQGPFIKVLQKDGEFKQVTATETKVNIEQYKDSYVDYRFEVPNENFLAMVQMYVEPMNRPVRFFVEVNTDTIQNGNGNLDMEVIKEKNYLPYYLGGGAVVLVLIAGIFIGVKKRKNNVVTENPTEEIKEENE; encoded by the coding sequence ATGAAAAAAATATTGAAATTTGTTGCAATAACAATTACTACTTTAGCGTTTATTGTAACATCAAGTAATGTTCAGTTAAATCATAAAGTACAAGCTGCAGATAAAGTTTATAATGTTCCGATTGAGCTATGGCATTCTGAAAATACCGGGCGTTTATCGATGGGAAATAAGGCATTAGCTACACATGCTACCGTTAAGGTTCACGATAATAACACCTCATCAATTACCGTTCAATTCGTTCCGATGGATTTTAATAATATGCACGGTCATTTACTATCATTAAGCATTTATTCATCACCGATTTTTTCCGGTAAATTAACTCCGGCTTCTGTCGTAAGCACCTATAACGATACTAACCTTGACGGTGGAACCAGTACCTACCCTAGCAATTTAAGTTTTGACTTTGGAACTGCTAAACCCGATAAAGTCGGAGTTAGAGTTTCTGTTGATGCTATGAATAAAATTATGGGTGGCGACGCTTCTCAAAATGCTATTATAAAATTTAACTGGTCAGCTGCAAAACTGGTTTCAGGTACTGAAGACGGTAATGCCGATAAAGATAAGAATAAAAAAGAAGAAAACAAAGATACTGAGAAAAAAGATGAAAATAAAGCACCGGAAGGGTTTGTTACTAAGAAATTAGAAGATTACTTTAAAGAAGATCAAAAAACTAAAAACACCGGTGTTTATAACCTTGATATAACAGGCTCTTACCTAAGCCCATTAACCGGAATTACCGCTGACGGCGGAACTAAAAATGCCGCAATCGGTGAAGGTATGGTTCAAGGAGTTATATCTCCCGTTAATTCCGGCGGGAACTTAAACGATGCTCTTAAAAATCAAAAAGCGGGTGGAGAAAAACGTTGGTCTAAAGCCTTATTACAACGAACTAAAGATGGAAAATTATATGCTACCGTTAGAATTCACTTAATGAACTGGGTTCAACGTAGTAAAGAGCAAGGACCTTTTATTAAAGTATTGCAAAAAGACGGAGAATTTAAACAAGTTACAGCCACCGAAACAAAAGTTAATATTGAACAATATAAAGACAGCTATGTTGACTATCGTTTTGAAGTACCGAATGAAAACTTCTTAGCGATGGTTCAAATGTATGTAGAACCTATGAATCGTCCGGTTAGATTTTTCGTTGAAGTAAATACCGATACCATTCAAAACGGAAACGGTAATCTTGATATGGAAGTAATAAAAGAAAAAAATTACCTACCGTACTACCTTGGCGGCGGTGCTGTTGTTCTTGTACTAATCGCCGGCATCTTCATTGGCGTTAAAAAACGTAAAAATAATGTAGTTACCGAAAACCCTACCGAAGAAATCAAAGAAGAAAACGAATAA